From a single Gavia stellata isolate bGavSte3 chromosome 5, bGavSte3.hap2, whole genome shotgun sequence genomic region:
- the LOC132317095 gene encoding uncharacterized protein LOC132317095, protein MSPSLLEAGEPPLLPSGEWASGSCRDTDPSGFVTVASSRSQAKGQGRAAASSQQTLPPTHPARDCYPLWVGNVTPRISEKVLHSSFSRFGEIRFIRMLLERRCAFVNYTQKKAAEAAYVAMQDAEVEGSRLVLQLKHPSHATPAPRPHPEPHGEVGAPLGGLL, encoded by the exons atgTCTCCGTCCCTGCTGGAGGCTGGGGAGCCGCCGCTGCTTCCCTCCG GGGAGTGGGCGAGCGGGAGCTGCCGGGACACAGACCCGAGCGGCTTCGTGACTGTTGCGAGCTCCAGGAGCCAGGCGAAAGGCCAGGGCCGGGCTGCGGCCAGCAGCCAGCAGACGCTGCCTCCGACCCATCCCGCCAG GGACTGCTATCCCCTCTGGGTGGGGAACGTCACCCCCAGGATCAGCGAGAAGGTGCTACACAGCTCCTTTAGCCG GTTTGGGGAGATCCGCTTCATCCGAATGCTGCTGGAGAGACGCTGCGCCTTCGTCAACTACACCCAGAAAAAGGCGGCAGAAGCGGCCTATGTGGCCATGCAG gATGCTGAGGTGGAGGGAAGCAGGCTGGTGCTGCAGCTCAAGCACCCATCCCACGCCACTCCGGCCCCCCGGCCGCACCCAGAGCCCCACGGTGAGGTGGGTGCCCCCCTCGGCGGGCTCCTGTAG
- the CCDC142 gene encoding coiled-coil domain-containing protein 142: MEDGGPERRGGEPCLQVGEGDGAGLSGLILLLLTARPPLPAPGDGAARGEPAEPGEGSLGGLARSLQKAEAMLRSCVSPGLRRLLPPRPRERGYDSGEDDDEEEEEETPALLASLEQSFLGLHRCLCVWEDPRTETFQGHVRPQPGDSTGTAAFSYHPVHPRVAERGAALHALLQHRHHLRLARDYSRRLKASSDFLRRLLALVEQPELPVGELGAALPLRGLCQELRTHAGHWSGLRRRMRSDPWLRPLLLRRHESVAHMRRALLLLALHATRLAERHAEARLQGLARAGPTAAPSSALLSDLFQGLEIYNRVVGDLALELGITGRLPASTAGCHGATGHRSHTFSVARVLGILAAERGRLAAERLQPLLQSRDGGGGTERVCWEDAAVPWPLQRGAMAAVDAGPSGREEAPGLTGELRALCREDEELMGLVLGELVASADSLWHHVLRGPKQEKPPVAVESPDPLEPPAASLGTAAGPSSAGWKSVRWLDASRAPAAEALHTQYRPLFWGAAGAALGHRLGLPPCGASSAVAAARELSCALAQALVPRECEEELGRLCLRLLCWGVLRSWERDFACALGSGLSDKCSGEPLPAAEPVRSRTAQCLQQLYPALAFALRCLRPLPACLPGRPPGSPCLRLQVLGRCLATAQAACSWLTGRACRYLAAWALPQFLLVTQGDLQLLKMETDRLVVLVSGTFPEPGDTPPPLPPAPLSHQERQLCQQIRSTAASIQLFSGDVLKMFSANCKRMSAEIFDQTMPLGKHWRVGLRADLPSSPSAYAAAAAQAVLGQVLQGAQLLPRDAQAPALARVTTAFLEAWMDHILAQRIKFSLQGALQLRQDFELVRELVGSERYGLAPETRQSLLSLRVFQQMDGAILCLLQQPGGAAGGAPRPWHSLHRCCSDNGAQAQEPGTGSLHGLETLEAAAVAGTPQSAPGADVPARLRSGIPESYLSGNQQQWLSLRLHRARRWRVPGLPCVGNSPDA; encoded by the exons ATGGAGGACGGCGGCCCTGAGCGTCGCGGCggggagccctgcctgcag GTGGGTGAAGGCGATGGCGCCGGTCTGAGCggcctcatcctcctcctcctgacGGCCCGCCCGCCTCTGCCCGCCCCGGGGGATGGGGCTGCCCGCGGGGAGCCCGCCGAGCCAGGTGAGGG ctccctggggggCCTGGCCCGCTCCCTGCAGAAGGCAGAGGCCATGCTGCGCAGCTGCGTCAGCCCCGGCCTGCGGCGCCTGCtgcccccgcggccccgcgaGCGCGGCTATGACAGCGGCGAAGATgatgatgaggaggaggaggaggaaacaccGGCCCTCCTGGCCTCGCTGGAGCAGAGCTTCCTGGGGCTGCACCGCTGCCTCTGCGTCTGGGAGGACCCCCGCACCGAGACCTTCCAGGGCCACGTGCGGCCCCAGCCCGGCGACAGCACCGGCACCGCCGCCTTCTCCTACCACCCCGTGCACCCACGCGTGGCCGAGCGCGGTGCCGCCCTGCACGCCCTGCTGCAGCACCGCCACCACCTCCGCCTCGCCCGCGACTATAGCCGCCGGCTGAAGGCCTCCTCCGACTTCCTCCGCCGGCTCCTGGCGCTGGTGGAGCAGCCGGAGCTGCCggtgggggagctgggggctgccctGCCGCTGCGGgggctctgccaggagctgaggACACACGCCGGCCACTGGAGCGGGCTGCGGCGGCGGATGCGCAGCGACCCGTGGCTGCGGCCGCTGTTGCTGCGCAGGCATGAGTCAGTGGCGCACATGCGGcgggcgctgctgctgctggcgctgcATGCCACGCGGCTGGCTGAGCGCCACGCCGAGGCACGGCTGCAGGGGCTGGCGCGGGCCGGCCCCACTGCCGCCCCTTCGTCGGCGCTGCTCTCCGACCTCTTCCAGGGCCTGGAGATCTACAACCGGGTGGTGGGTGACCTGGCCCTGGAACTGGGCATCACCGGCCGCCTGCCCGCCAGCACCGCCGGCTGCCACGGGGCCACCGGGCACCGCTCCCACACCTTCTCCGtggccagggtgctggggatACTGGCGGCTGAGCGGGGCCGGCTTGCGGCCGAGCGGCTCCAGCCCCTCCTGCAGTCGCGGGATGGGGGCGGTGGGACAGAACGTGTCTGCTGGGAGGACGCCGCAGTGCCTTGGCCCCTGCAGCGCGGTGCCATGGCGGCAGTGGACGCGGGACCCTCTGGACGGGAGGAGGCACCGGGCCTCACTGGGGAGCTGCGGGCGCTGTGCAGGGAGGACGAGGAGCTGATGGGCCTTGTCCTGGGGGAGCTGGTGGCCTCCGCCGACAGCCTCTGGCACCACGTCCTCCGCGGGCCCAAGCAGGAGAAGCCGCCGGTGGCAGTGGAGAGCCCCGATCCCCTGGAGCCGCCGGCAGCCAGCCTGGGCACGGCCGCCGGGCCGAGCTCTGCCGGCTGGAAGTCAGTGCGGTGGCTGGACGCCTCCCGCGCGCCAGCGGCCGAGGCCCTGCACACCCAGTACCGCCCGCTCTTctggggggctgccggcgcGGCGCTGGGGCACCGCCTGGGGCTGCCGCCCTGCGGGGCGAGCAGCGCTGTGGCCGCTGCGCGGGAGCTGAGCTGCGCCCTCGCCCAGG CCCTGGTCCCCCGGGAGTGCGAGGAGGAGTTGGGGCGGCTCTGCCTACGCCTGCTCTGCTGGGGTGTCCTCCGGAGCTGGGAGAGAG ACTTCGCCTGCGCCCTAGGCTCGGGTCTGTCCGACAAGTGCTCGGGGGAACCGCTGCCGGCGGCAGAGCCGGTGCGGAGCAGGACGGCgcagtgcctgcagcagctctacCCAGCCCTGGCCTTCGCCCTGCGCTGCCTGCGGCCCCTGCCCGCCTGCCTGCCCG gCCGCCCGCCCGGCTcgccctgcctgcgcctgcAGGTGCTGGGCCGCTGCCTGGCCACGGCGcaggctgcctgctcctggctgacGGGCAGAGCCTGCCGGTACCTGGCGgcctgggccctgccccagttCCTGCTCGTCACCCAGGGGGACCTGCAG ctgctgaagATGGAGACGGACaggctggtggtgctggtgAGTGGGACCTTCCCGGAGCCCGGAGACacccccccgccgctgccccctGCCCCGCTCTCCCACCAGGAGCgccagctgtgccagcagaTTCGCTCCACGGCTGCCAGCATCCAG CTCTTCTCGGGGGATGTGCTGAAGATGTTCTCCGCCAACTGCAAGCGGATGTCGGCCGAGATCTTCGACCAGACCATGCCGCTGGGCAAGCACTGGAGGGTCGGCCTCCGCGCGG AcctgcccagctcccccagcgcatacgcggcggcggcggcccagGCGGTGCTGGGCCAGGTGCTGCAGGGcgcccagctcctgccccgcGACGCCCAGGCGCCCGCCCTGGCCCGGGTGACCACGGCTTTCCTGGAGGCCTGGATGGATCACATCCTGGCCCAGAGGATCAAGTTCAG CCTGCAGGGAGCCTTGCAGCTGCGGCAGGACTTCGAGCTGGTGCGGGAGCTGGTGGGCTCGGAGCGCTACGGGCTGGCCCCCGAGACCCGGCagtccctgctctccctccgCGTCTTCCAGCAGATGGACGGGGCcatcctctgcctcctgcagcagcccggcggggcggccggcggggcccccCGGCCCTGGCACTCCCTGCACCGCTGCT GCTCGGACAACGGTGCCCAGGCGCAGGAGCCGGGCACCGGCAGCCTGCATGGCCTGGAGACCCTGGAGGCAGCGGCGGTGGCGGGGACCCCCCAGTCCGCTCCCGGTGCCGATGTACCGGCGCGGCTACGGAGCGGCATCCCCGAGTCCTACCTCTCGGGCAACCAGCAGCAGTGGCTATCGCTGCGGCTACACCGGGCTCGGCGCTGGCGCGTGCCAGGCCTGCCCTGCGTCGGCAACAGCCCCGACGCCTGA
- the TTC31 gene encoding tetratricopeptide repeat protein 31, with the protein MGEASGARDAFGRGPGFWYCPSRREGSSEEEEDDEEEERIGFSQHWDVSSEDSDSPYNFCGFKKSFLCEEPLPEEPLPACPLQSALELKMHRLPVPWSHQVTAEEAERNARELVAEEERMKKKAEKKKLKKKKQKDRKKREKLGQELKNKQETKSSTSSPSGATGTGHSQNSNVEEEEGWPGPSPSPCVRDSTASSGEEGGGREARAEEMEDELDLSCTFVFKARQKAGVKLLPPGKEKPARMDDAEPGKRVPGKAPEPVPLDMSVVEQSLILAGRGNQAAQKGRYAEAVQAFTEAVKLNPREHRLFGNRSYCYEKLQRYEEALRDAQVSLGLQPGWPKGLFRKGKALRGLERYAEAASTFRELLCLDGSDAEAAAQLEACRARLRVSLQRSCPRHLRLPPHRA; encoded by the exons ATGGGGGAAGCGTCCGGGGCCCGGGACGCCTTCGGCCGCG GCCCGGGCTTCTGGTACTGCCCCAGCCGGCGGGAGGGGTccagcgaggaggaggaggatgacgaggaggaggagcggATCGGCTTCAGCCAGCACTGGGACGTTTCCAGCGAGGACAGCGACTCCCCCTACAACTTCTGTGGGTTCAAGAAGTCTTTCTTGTGCGAGGAGCCTCTGCCCGAGGAACCtctgcccgcttgccccctccAGAGCGCTCTCGAGCTGAAGATGCACAGGCTGCCCGTGCCCTGGAGCCACCAGGTTACGGCCGAG GAAGCGGAGAGGAACGCGCGGGAGCTGGTGGCGGAGGAGGAACGGATGAAGAAGAAGGCGGaaaagaagaagctgaagaagaag aagcagaaagacCGGAAGAAACGAGAAAAATTGGGACAAGAGCTGAAAAACAAGCAGGAGACCAAGTCG AGCACCTCGTCCCCGAGCGGTGCTACGGGTACCGGGCACTCCCAAAACAGCAAtgttgaggaggaggagggctggccgggccccagcccctccccatGTGTCCGGGACAGCACAGCCTCCtctggagaggagggaggaggccGGGAGGCCAGGGCAGAGGAGATGGAG GATGAGCTGGACTTGAGCTGCACCTTCGTCTTCAAAGCCCGGCAGAAAGCGGGTGTGAAGCTGCTGCCGCCTGGGAAGGAGAAGCCGGCCAGGATGGACGATGCGGAGCCAGGCAAGAGGGTGCCGGGGAAG GCGCCCGAGCCTGTACCCCTGGACATGAGTGTGGTGGAGCAGAGCCTGATTCTCGCAG GCCGCGGCAACCAGGCTGCCCAGAAGGGCCGCTACGCCGAGGCGGTGCAGGCCTTCACGGAGGCCGTGAAGCTGAACCCCAGGGAGCACCG GCTTTTTGGGAACCGCTCCTACTGCTACGAGAAGCTTCAGCGTTACGAGGAGGCACTCAGGGATGCGCAGGTGTCGCTGGGCCTCCAGCCCGGCTGGCCCAAAGGCTTATTCCGCAAGGGCAAGGCGCTGCGGGGGTTGGAG CGCTACGCTGAAGCCGCCAGTACGTTCAGGGAGCTGCTGTGCCTGGACGGCTCCGACGCCGAGGCGGCTGCCCAGCTGGAAGCCTGCCGGGCCCGGCTGCGGGTGAGTCTGCAGCGTTCCTGTCCCCGGCATCTCCGGCTGCCGCCCCACAGGGCCTGa